TGatgaaaagacaattttatcctttttggAGGAAAAATGTGAAGCTATTTTGTTAACCCTTTTGgttattttgagaaatgacaattattggataaaaaaattggtcCAATCAAATAATAGCTTCCCAATCAAGATTTGGAACAATTATAATGTAACATTGAATCTGCAAAATGAAACATAGAGAGATAAggggagaagaagaaagaatgCATCGAGGAAGACCCCCAATCATCGCCGGAGCGGCTGTGGTGTgataatgagagagaaaggtgatcgaagaaagagagaatggCGGCGACGCGGCACAGCCGGGACAGCACAGTGGTGCGCTGGGTGAAGAGAGAAGAGCGAGGGAGGTGGACGTGAGAGAGGACAGTGGTGGGGATTAAAAAGAAGATAGGAGAGAGGGAGGCAGACGAGCAGTGCAGCCTCGCAGCCATCCCACACGAGGAGCGCAACCTCGCATTTGGCCACAgtagcagaaatgtcaacatactatataaaatatgtcaatataatacatgtagaatgtcaatataagcaatggattaacattcttaaaacattgtgtttatattttcgaaacactatattgacattttcatccaaaaccctaatttggaggctttttttttatctttttttttattttattaataaaaacgaaaattacacgtgccaaattgtagaccacacgttttctaaaatcctatggccttaaattagttgtagttagcaattaaatgatgagttagcaattgatcactcccctattccccgtatatatatttttcttttagtttgaatattttctataaaaaaacatgataactgtttttattttctgaatAAATATGAACAATTATTTAGAGTTGcgtattattaatatatgtattgaaaaagggaaaatcattgaataatatttatagtgtggatatctaaaattttagatGTTGGGATTAAGAATATTAAGAAAACAGTAGTAAATGAAAACCTATAAGTCAACTTTGACATTTTAACAATAGTAATAGTTATAGTGTTacatagaaataatatttgtatatcttattctaaataagtcatactttTTAATATAGTTATCCAGTTACACATCttctttttgttattaatttatattatttttacttcacttagattataaattaaaactgtataaatatttcattcattagGAAGTAGTAAATTCTTCATTTAAACTTAGACAAGATaaatacatttttgttttttaaatcttcatattgatttgaatttacattttctataaatttattactcctatattatattcattatttgaaattattatgtTATGTGCATAACACATGTGTTAATACTAGTTAGACTAAATAACACAGATCTCACtaatttcaccaaaattagactaaataaaaaattgagaacagttaaaaattactactatttaaaaattgcaGATATAAAAAATTCGGGACGATTTTGTATAAACGAGTTAAAAAAGAGCACTGAATTGAACACGTGTGGCTGCCTTATTAGTTGATCCGTATTCCGTCTCTCTCAATTTCTTTCTTAAATTccattagttttgattttgattgaattCCAATTTCCAACTATAGTCTTAAATTAAAGATAGTCCAATTCATTTCATTCGAATGGTTatacacattaaaaaatatggaattcTGGGCACACATGTGCAATGCATGATTTCTCTCCATTCCATGCTTATCTAGCGTCTTATTGTTTGATCGATTTGATGAGGGAGAAGTGATCCACATATTCGGGGAAATTGTTGCTGTTGTTTTTTTGAATTCGAGGAATGTGTTGAATATGCAGCGTTGGGAGTGAATTGTTCGGATTTGatcggattttttttttaatctcgaAGAATTTGGATATTCATATTCAATTGCATGCATGAAGGTGATTTCGGTCCGATCATTACCCTGAGGAggaattctttttattttaaaatctaattttcaattttttgttgtcaTTTGGAATTCTTCAGTggtaattttggattttgagaGTCTCAAGGGTTTGCGTACGTGTGTTGTGTTGTTGATCAAGGAAGGAATTTTTGGTTCTTGTGTTGGGAAATGGAGAATGAATAAAAAGTTGTTGCAGTTTGTTTAGTAAATGATGGTATTGTTGATCAAGGAAGGAATTTTGGTTTATTCTGTTggaaaatggagaatggaTAAAAAGTTGTTGCAGTTTGTTTAGTAAGTGTTGGCATTGGTGAGTGGATGATTTTGTTATGTATGTTGGTTTTTAATAGAAATAGGAGGTGGAATCAAGAATGAGAACAGgggaaagtgagtcatttaGTAGATGGATCCCCCAAATAGGACACTCTCTGATATAGTGAAGTCTTGGATCCCTTGGCGGGCTGAGCCTCCACATGTTTCGAGGGATTTTTGGATGCCCGATGAGAGCTGCAGGGTGTGCTACGAGTGTGATACGCAGTTCACCTTATTCAACCGGAGGCACCATTGTCGACTCTGTGGTAGAATTTTCTGTTCCAGGTGTACTTTGAACTCCATTCCTGCTGAACCAAAGCTTCCACAAGAGGATCGGGATAGGATTAGGGTGTGCAACTACTGTTTCAAGCTATGGGAACATGGATTGTCGATGCCTGTTCAAAATGGGGACCTGGTTCCTGACCTTGATCAGAGCAATCCTTCTCCATCAGCTACCAGTTTCATCACCACCTGTGACAGCAGTAGCATGCAATTTGTATCATTCACAAAGTCTGTTGGTCACAGCCCATCCCTTGCAGGAGCGTCTCTTGAAAGATTAACTATTGCACCAGCAATGAATAAGGATCTTGATGTGGGTGTAGGACTCCAGAATCTATCCCAAGACCAGTTAAATTTTTTCGCATGCAGGTTTCTGCTTCTCCCTCTTGAACTATGTAGCATGCTTGTCACTTTGTATCCAAATAGATTATCTTGTTTACTTATTTTAGTACAGCTTTTAAAACACTTTTCTCTGTTCTTAACACGACATTCTCAATTCTTTGCGTATTCCTTCAATCTGTTATGGACagaatattcaatttattttaaacattatCTAGTTAGCCATGTGTGAGTAACAGAGTCGAATAACTATGCATCGTAGGAATTACATGGTGTTGTTCTTTTGCTGCCCAGATCATGAGATGCATTTATGAGTTTATATGCTATAGGTGCGGACATTGGAAGTTATTTCGTAGTGGTGGATGATACTTGTTACTGTTGATACTGTGTACAAGTTTTATGTGCCAGTAAATCTTTATAGCTTTAACCTGAGTGAGTAATTAATGATCCCCAAAGCTCTAAAACTTCTTTTTTGGTCTATCTATGTATGCTTAACCTATTCTCTAAAATCACATGATCCACATCTTTCTCATACAGaagtgatgatgaagatgcaGAATTTGGAGCATCTCACTTTAGTTCTAGAACAAGTAACTATTCACAGGTTAATGAATACTTTAGTAGTATTCAGTTTGATGACATTCCAAGTGACCTTAATTCATGTAAACCTCATCCTGTTGGAGATAATGTCGATTCAAGAACCATGGAAAACTATCCAACACAGAGTAGTTCTAATTTCCAGGCTTCTGAAGAAGCCCAACAAGTTATGGAGAAAGCTGCCGAACATGATGTTAGTGATGAATGTGAGGCACCTTCTTCTTTGTTTGTGACTGAAGATGTGGATCTTGAACCTGTGGATTTTGAAAACAACGGAGTGCTTTGGCTTCCTCCTGAACCAGaagacgaagaagatgaaagggAAGCACTTTTATTTGAGGATGATGACGACGTCGAAGCTGCTGCTGATGAAGAGTGGGGATACGCAAGCAACTCAAACAGTTTCGAAAGTGGGGAGAACAGAAACAATGACAAAACAAATGAGGAGCAGAAGAAAGTGGCGAACAGTGTAGTTGATGGTCATTTTCGGGCTTTAGTGGCTCAGCTCTTGCAGGTTGAGAATATTCCTTCAGGGGATGAAAATGACGAAGAGAGCTGGTTAGAAATAATCACATCATTATCATGGGAGGCTGCAACATTAATAAAGCCAGATATGAGCAAAAGTGGACAAATGGACCCAGGAGGCTACGTCAAAGTAAAATGTTTGGCTTCTGGGTGTCGAAGTGAGAGGTAATAATTTGCATATGTGCCCTCCTTTTTACCCTAAAGTAGTAGTTTTAGTAAAAATTCTTCATTGAGAATGATTGGCTCCTAAATAAACAGACCAAACTAGTGATAGTCACATGAAAATGATGCATTGGAATGTGGAATGATATACTAGGAGGGatgtaattaatttctaaCAAATACCTACTCAGTCCTCAGAACCAACTAGACGATTCTTGGGTATGGTTATTGGATCTCTGAAGCAACTTACAGACTGCTTAGAGCATGTAGGAAATCTGAAGGGTGTACGTTTTCTTAAGAAGGAAAGCCAACTTAGTCTCGAAGAGAAAAGTCATACTTCATCAAATCCGTTACATTTGCTGAATTTTATTCAAGATCTATGTAACtagaattataaaattctatGATCATATCATATCTTAAAGTCTCCCTTTTCAACTTTGAAATTAAGATTTGCATCATATGAGATCAAATATCTTTTGTCTTATTAGGTCTTCGCAAACACCCCTCTTTACTGATTAATATCCAAGCATAAAGGCAACTACTTTATGAGTTGAAAGGCCacaagttttttttaagtCCATGGTTCTACAAATGTAAACTCAAGCTACACTACCATCTATCTACTTCTGTTTCTTATGGAtccttctatttttttcttataatctGCCTTTTCTCCTGGAAAAGTATGGTGGTCAAAGGAGTTGTCTGCAAGAAAAATGTGGCTCATCGCAGGATGATATCAAAAATTGAGAAACCTCGTATAATGATCCTTGGAGGGGCTCTGGAATACCATCGGGTTTCTAATGCTCTTTCAAGCTTCGATACTCTATTGCAACAGGTTGAGTATACAGATATTTTCTATTGTTTATTGGTTCAGGGAATTTTGGTTTATTGGTAACcgttaatataatattaatatgtacttattttatattgttacaCATAAACCGTTATATCCCAGGAAATGGATCATCTTAAGATGGCTGTTGCAAAAATAGAGGCACATTATCCCAACATTCTTCTGGTGGAAAAATCTGTTTCCCGACATGCACAGGAATATCTtcttgcaaaaaatatatcactcgttttgaatataaaaaattctcTATTGGAGCGCATAGCCCGGTGCACTGGGAGCAAGATAGTTCCTTCAATTGATCATTTGTCATCCCCAAAATTAGGATATTGTGACAGCTTCCATGTTGAGAAGTTTGTGGAAGAGCATGGTTCTGCTTGTCAGGCTGGGAAAAAACTGGTAAAGACATTGATGTACTTTGAAGGTTGTCCAAAACCACTAGGCTGCACGGTAAGTCTGTCACTACCAATAAGTGGATAGCATTATTCTTGACACTCATATTACATGGTTAAATGTTGTACAAGTTTTAGTAGCAAATGTTCTAACTTTTCTTGCTGAAATTATGATTCCTTGATATAGGAAAGTTCTTATACGTACTAATGGTGCCTTTTCTGCACTTTGTGAAAGACAGTATTCATTGATGGAAAATATTACATGGCTCCTCTATTACATTTGGAACCTTAAAACCTATTTCTAAGTTCAATGAAAATATATCCATCTCATTTATTCCTCTAGATACTCCTACGCGGTGCCAATGGTGATGACTTGAAGAAAGTGAAGCATGTTGTCCAGTATGGAATCTTTGCGGCTTATCACCTGGCCTTGGAGACTTCTTTTCTAGCTGACGAAGGTGCCTCTTTACCAGAGATTCCTGTCAATGCTCCAATCACTGTGACACTTCCAGATAAGCCATCAAAGATTGATAGGTCCATCTCTACTATACCTGGTTTTACGGTCCCAGAGAATGAGAAAACTCCTGGGCAGCTAACCGTTGATGAACCACATAGGTCAGTCAGTGTGCCTAGTTCAGAACTCATTAAACTGACAACTCCATTCACTCCTGTAAATGAGTATGCAGAGACTTCTGACCTTTCTGCTCCTATGAGCTCTGAATACACTGAGCCGCCATCATTTTCTACAGAAGCCTTTCAGCACTCACTGAATGACCACTCACATTGGCATGGATCAGAAGAAACAGGCTATGAAGAGTTCTTTTGGTCTCCGAATGCAAATCTTTTAGATGCAGAGAGATTAACTGCTACAGGAGATTGCAGTGTCAGTTGTGATTTTGATTCAGATGTCAAAATCCTGCAAGGGGATCCCTTTATCAATAAACATACCAGGAGTATTTCACTTCCACCATCTTTTGAAGTTAATGGAGGACAAATTATTGAGGAACAATCTACACTAAATGAAGACTTTCAACCTACTCCTTCTGACCATCAGAGTATCTTGGTTTCGTTATCATCACGTTGTGTGTGGAAGGGAACTGTGTGTGAAAGATCCCATCTTTTCCGAATCAAATACTACGGGAACTTTGACAAGCCTTTGGGTCGTTTCCTACGAGATAATTTGTTTGATCAGGTACCTtgctcttcttttttcttttatatataaaatacaataatagtGAAACTCTTCTATCATATGCATTCCTAGAGATGTACTTAGACATGTCTATGACTAAATACCTAATTTGTGTCAGAATTATAGCTGTCGCTCATGTGAGATGCCTGCAGAAGCTCATGTTCAATGCTATACTCATCGACAAGGTACCCTTACAATCTCAGTAAAGAAACTGGCAGAAATTCTCTTACCTGGTGAGAAGGATGGAAAGATTTGGATGTGGCACCGCTGCCTGAAGTGTCCTAGAGCTAATGGCTTCCCTCCTGCAACTCGAAGAGTTGTAATGTCTGATGCTGCCTGGGGACTTTCCTTTGGAAAGTTTTTGGAGCTTAGCTTTTCAAATCATGCTGCTGCTAGCAGAGTTGCAGGTTGCGGGCATTCCTTACATAGAGACTGTCTTCGGTTCTATGGGTATGATATCTGTTACTGTGTTTTACAACTGTCATTTTAATGATCATAAATACTTTTAATCTTCTTTCAACTTTAACCCTATTCAGCTTTTGTCATTGTTTTAACATCATAGTAAAAACTGGGATTTCTGAGTCAATAATACTAACAAGATTTACTCGAGTGAGCAATGCCATTGTTTCTGTGgcttttctacttttcttgTAAATCTCAAGATGTTCTCATAGATGGGTTCCTTTTTCAGATATTCATGATGACTGAAGAACAATAGCAAAGTgccttttaactttttaatgcTTGCAGTgtattttgcatgttttatgatttattttacatGCAGATTTGGTAACATGGTTGCTTGCTTTCGATATGCATCAATTGATGTTCACTCGGTATACCTGCCACCTTCAAAGCTTGAATTCAGTTAT
The nucleotide sequence above comes from Salvia hispanica cultivar TCC Black 2014 chromosome 5, UniMelb_Shisp_WGS_1.0, whole genome shotgun sequence. Encoded proteins:
- the LOC125187595 gene encoding 1-phosphatidylinositol-3-phosphate 5-kinase FAB1B-like, whose translation is MDPPNRTLSDIVKSWIPWRAEPPHVSRDFWMPDESCRVCYECDTQFTLFNRRHHCRLCGRIFCSRCTLNSIPAEPKLPQEDRDRIRVCNYCFKLWEHGLSMPVQNGDLVPDLDQSNPSPSATSFITTCDSSSMQFVSFTKSVGHSPSLAGASLERLTIAPAMNKDLDVGVGLQNLSQDQLNFFACRSDDEDAEFGASHFSSRTSNYSQVNEYFSSIQFDDIPSDLNSCKPHPVGDNVDSRTMENYPTQSSSNFQASEEAQQVMEKAAEHDVSDECEAPSSLFVTEDVDLEPVDFENNGVLWLPPEPEDEEDEREALLFEDDDDVEAAADEEWGYASNSNSFESGENRNNDKTNEEQKKVANSVVDGHFRALVAQLLQVENIPSGDENDEESWLEIITSLSWEAATLIKPDMSKSGQMDPGGYVKVKCLASGCRSESMVVKGVVCKKNVAHRRMISKIEKPRIMILGGALEYHRVSNALSSFDTLLQQEMDHLKMAVAKIEAHYPNILLVEKSVSRHAQEYLLAKNISLVLNIKNSLLERIARCTGSKIVPSIDHLSSPKLGYCDSFHVEKFVEEHGSACQAGKKLVKTLMYFEGCPKPLGCTILLRGANGDDLKKVKHVVQYGIFAAYHLALETSFLADEGASLPEIPVNAPITVTLPDKPSKIDRSISTIPGFTVPENEKTPGQLTVDEPHRSVSVPSSELIKLTTPFTPVNEYAETSDLSAPMSSEYTEPPSFSTEAFQHSLNDHSHWHGSEETGYEEFFWSPNANLLDAERLTATGDCSVSCDFDSDVKILQGDPFINKHTRSISLPPSFEVNGGQIIEEQSTLNEDFQPTPSDHQSILVSLSSRCVWKGTVCERSHLFRIKYYGNFDKPLGRFLRDNLFDQNYSCRSCEMPAEAHVQCYTHRQGTLTISVKKLAEILLPGEKDGKIWMWHRCLKCPRANGFPPATRRVVMSDAAWGLSFGKFLELSFSNHAAASRVAGCGHSLHRDCLRFYGFGNMVACFRYASIDVHSVYLPPSKLEFSYEIQEWMQREVNEVVYYAELLFSEVLSALHLLVENKSCSSTLGTGISVPQSAHHLADLEVTLHEEKMEVEEYLRNMVNKEPKKGQPAIDILEINRLRRQLLFRSYVWDHRLIYADSLDNKELQGDVEVENTETVQKPALTENILGVPVKTDKSVGTSGSVSANSKTGKGHKHGLSDQQGNHHALALHQRTTSFFSNDLAGTKTTDGSNVVESDRSLRRSLSDGQVPFSLTETLDRAWTGRNNLNFEIKKNNNLSYDDKFPNVGLSEKLEQEDHGEDLPSTAFPKNQSNIEETVSWLGVPFKGFYRSLISGTSQKLDTLSDYDPVYISSFRESSLQTGARLLLPVGVNDIVVPVYDDEPTSIISYVLLSGDYVNQLSDERERQRDVVDSLLPMPSLDSLSLPQCHSFHEMMLESSKSFGPGDETFLSFTTSRSSLPLPMDPLLHTKALHARVSFEVDGPLGQVTYTVTCYFAKRFDALRRMCCPSEVDFVRSLSRCKKWGAQGGKSKVFFAKTLDDRFIIKQVTKTELESFTKFAPGYFKYLSESIASGSPTCLAKILGIYQVGSRQQKGGKESKMNFLVMENLLYGRNLSRLYDLKGSSRSRYNPDTSGSNKVLLDQNLIEAMPTSPIFVGNKAKRILERAVWNDTAFLASVDVMDYSLLVGVDEEKNELVLGIIDFMRQYTWDKHLETWVKASGILGGPKNASPTVISPKQYKRRFRKAMTTYFLMVPDQWSSPSSVPSKPHTDLSEDNHSQTMTPAG